In the genome of Solidesulfovibrio sp., one region contains:
- a CDS encoding DUF6573 family protein, giving the protein MNGIHVIFSYTRKQALEDGVLIDVTEHANRIGFKVNACVTDHLYHECLVPPAGLEGEGQSLEGRLTDLLFRTLIAARAFGAGSRVEFDVLFLMEPGIWRSVAVLAVMGPGDHGEPVLTIMLPGDE; this is encoded by the coding sequence ATGAATGGAATTCATGTCATTTTTAGCTACACGCGGAAACAAGCCCTCGAGGATGGGGTACTGATCGACGTCACCGAACATGCAAACAGAATCGGTTTTAAAGTAAATGCTTGTGTCACCGATCACCTCTATCACGAGTGCTTGGTGCCGCCGGCCGGGCTGGAAGGAGAAGGTCAATCCCTCGAGGGACGGCTGACCGATCTTCTCTTCCGTACCTTGATTGCTGCGAGGGCATTCGGTGCCGGCAGCCGCGTCGAATTTGACGTGCTGTTCCTCATGGAGCCCGGCATATGGCGCTCTGTCGCGGTCCTGGCGGTGATGGGGCCAGGCGATCACGGAGAGCCGGTGTTGACCATTATGCTGCCGGGGGACGAATAA